From Plasmodium malariae genome assembly, chromosome: 8:
attaaaaaaagttcatcattaaaaatttgaatattttatgtagCGAACTGggtaacataaaaataaaatatgacaCACGAAAATCAACTCATGGtaactaaaaaattatgttaattttgtttgttggaatgtttataaataaaattttgtttgaAATACCATTAGtaattaatatgtaaaaatatttttattattctttgtattaatatggaacagaaaattttatattatactgttaaagaaaaaatatatataaaataaaaatacaataatacataaatttattatgaatattttgaaaatgtaataaagaaataattatcaaaacaaaatataaaatagaacCTTTTATGCCAATTGTTAAGCACAAAAATCTTAATGTgcttatcataaaaaaaaaaatattattttaacttatatattgtacatttcttttttgtactttaaaactaataattagaatctattaatttattttattcatttatttatttttatatatttcttatttttttgtgttttacttttttttgtattttattatttaataatttattatattttaaataatgatttttataaaaatatataattaatttcttCAATGTTACATTACcaagttaaaataataactgttacaaataaaattatttctctatagacaataataatattaatagtaaatattttatatattatttattaataaaacaaattatatattttgtgtttgcaaaaatatgctcaaatattatatgaaataagattatgagtaataaaaaatatttaataatagaagaaacaaatgattttattaatttagtTTGTGTACTAATTAACTTGCTATGTAATTAtgtattcataaaataaattatatatactactTGAAAAGCAATTTCCAATGTGTctttaaagaaattatataagaaaaacaaaagtaGCACTACAATATAATAGTTAACGGTTACAAGTTGATTTATAATTGTTTTggaatgtaattatatatataaaactgtACGTGTATTCAATTGAATATAACCGTTTTCTATTGAATATAAActacaaattttattataaataagaatatgtatgtttttatttctgaTACATAAGTTGaattttttgcatatattattaccactgtagtattataattaacttgccaatatgttttattattacattataggataaaaagatataaaaattaatatttttagaattatatatatttattattattaggataaaaagatataaaaattgatatttttagaattatatatatttattattattaggattaaaaaataaaaattattatttttagaattatacatatatattattataattatgtaaaagacatatttttaatatataaaaattatttaatgctacatatataagttttctacgaattaataattatctatatttttaatatatgtgtaattaatttaaaaatatttgtttgaACCATGTATGCTCCATATACTTTTACTTTCAAGTATAATTAActttattgtaaatatattttaattattataatattaatatagtttttatgaaaaaaaagaaacttaGCAGTAAAATAGCaataatatcattaattactttattttgaatatttatgtaagcatttataagtaaaaagttatagacatatattttaataaaaaaaaaatagttcatTTAATCTGTATAAATTAACAATTAATTGCTctcttataatataatattctctacactatataacataaaaaaataacaattcccattttaattttatatgaactgaaaatttttaaccattaatattaatgatatattgttgttttttttttctttttatattaatatttcttatatatatgaaattaatttaaaaataaaaaaatttatgggaattttaaaacttacctctttaaataattatataaattatatacataattaaatactgtaaattataaattacaaaagtTATGTTAcgaaagtaaaaaattattctttatttatctctaaaaaatatattttttttcacttagTATGCTATAAAAtggattttttaaattatattaaaaaacataaaataaaggaaTTATCTACGTAGTAACCATTAAAATGGTATAAATGATATTACGAAAAAGttgtacaaaatttttttgttttaatgtattattataataattaacattttattaaaaaaaataagttgtttttccttaatataatgtttataaaattataatcttTAATAGAAAagtatcatttatattaatttttttctatataaatatgtaagcataaattatttgtactTCTACATTCTGTATTctctataaatttaatatttacgcataaccaatatatatatatatatatatatatgtatatatttttaaattaaaaaattaaattacttAAATACACTAATATATTACGCGTTATCAATTAATTCAtattgaattattttaataaaagctttctttttataaaattcattaaaggtaaaaattgtataatatattttaaaagttattttcctttttcttcattGCAAAACGAATTATAgctatgaatatattatatttatggaaatatattaataaagtgaatgtaatgttaattttgattaaatgaacattaaaatattattaatttttcgtaaatgaatatattacagTAGTAAAAATCCGTATCATGGAACAGAAAATTAATATGAGcgtattttataaaattggaacgtttttccttttaacgTGGATATGTCATTTTGTCAATGATGatgtatgataataatatttaataatatttgtattattcatgttttttatgttttatttgctagaataattttttttaactatgaataattttattattttaaataatgaatgtattatttcttattttagagcaagttaaataatattttgaatgcGCAATATAATGTTGATAGAAAATTAGGTACAAGAACATATCGATTACTAGCAAgacataaaaataagaacgATTCagacattttatttttaaatgaagagATGCCAAATAATAGAGTGTACaataaaaaaggggaaacTTGCAGAAGGAAACGATCAAATGGAAGttcatttaataatgaagaaGACTATGAACAAATTGGGAAAAGTATACCTTATTTATACACAAAAAGATGTTCAAATCCTAATAAAAGGAAGGTGGacaaattatattacttATGTAAAGTTAGGAATATAATGAATACTGATATAACTAATTTAAGAAGTAGTGTCCGTGATAAATATGTGTTTCTTATTACTTCTTTTATTGTGCTTTTAGGAATTGCAGCGGCATTAACTTTTgcattaaatgaaaaaagtttTGAAATTGGAACTATTGCTATTGATAGTTCGTATTTGCCAGAATTTATTGTTCTTTTAGCAATAcctgttataattttattaatttttatttacatctTCAGAAATGTTGTAAAAACCCATAGAACAGcgaattttaaatgtaaattgCACAAAACGAAACATGTTTTACTAAAATAATGtctcataaaaattaatgtcTACTTCTGtagtgatatatatacaagacAAGCAATACTCATAATTGTTTAGGTTTTAAAAATCCACATTGAAGTTCCTAGGAATATTTATAGGgaactataaaaatatatatcttccatttttttttaaatttgaatctttaaatatttttcattttgaattTTAAAGTTTTGTGTCACTTTTACACAACATTATGTTGTTATAtgtgtttacatatatttaaatagatacttatgaaaaatatatatatgttataattaatataaaaaggcaCAATTCAAATAATTCTATTTAAATCTCGTgttaatttacatttataattgtagaaaattacttttatttaattattaagtTATTCTTTCTTAAATGATTATTtgttgttataattaaaaaattttattatttgttttaaattataaataatgaatgtgtcttatttttcatataagaAACAAActgaattaatataattgtattgttaatatatattttatctgttgtttaaaaatacataatgaaTTATGTTTTGTATTAGTATTATCgacataaatttaattttatataaaatataaattaattttaaagatctaagaaaaattttaaaaaaaggtagCTAGTGAAtcttattaaattatattgtataatCAATTTCAAATGgtatatacaataattattttttatttgtttatccTTGTTGGCCTTTTATTACTTTGAAATgatttgtttaattattaattaaaatattatagaatATACAAAAAGGTATGGAACAATTGTGAAATTTCAAATAATAGTAGATAAATGAAAATCATATTTGtggtttatttttattatacttttttctataattatgttatttGTACTATTGCATGTTTCACATTATTGTATACAAACATTTCTTGTTTACGTTAGtttctattatataatttaacatagaatgtttttttgtttttttttatttctttttcagcATGTccaattattatcatttatatttaagaaaaggaataaattttttatttttttgtatcttgttctgtatattttgttatattatactttttatttatggacattatttttttttttttttacgaagttcatattatataaatgtacataaatttatatgtactatgaatgatttaaatatgtttttaacataataaattaattagaaATGGTAAATAACCATAAATAActataattaaatgaaaattttgtcACTGTAAATAATGTAGACTAAAATAGTAAAGTTACATTTTAGCAATTACATAAagcatatatgtttatgatTATGCATTCTAATAGAACAATTAGCAGTAATTTTATGATTTAAAagatgtaatatatttatagaataaattattctaaaaCTGCTACTTAATGAAACAAATGGAAAACAAAATTACTACacgaaatatatataataaacattaatttatttttgagtAAAACATtgaaataaagaatataataatcctatttatcattataacattaaaaaaattatcaattAAAAGAggattaaattattttttataattacagTATTTTGAAGAAATGGGTTTTACAAGATCAATCATACATATAAGGAGTCAATAAATATCAAGGGtttgatataaatatagatatctatgaattaataaatataaatatacgtatatacaataaatacatacgaatatatatatatatatattctgaaTAATAAAGTTCATTCAGAATGAGTGTATATGCTGTATAATAGATTATATATCTCAtgaagatataaatatttattacgtACTACATTTTGCTTTGAATTAATATGCATAATTGATTATTTAAGATAAACAaagatattattaataaatatacaattcaaaaaataacttagaaaaaaataaatattaatatgtatgtagAACAAAATTAGTTATTGGAtgttttagaaaataattaataaatagaacattataaatgtacataaattgtatcattatatattgttcAAAGGATACagtattaattattaattttagcttatatattttttatgtaaatacaaATCTGTAATATCTGACATAGCGAAATTccagtaataatatattttatagttaGCAAACGTAAATTCCTCCTAAGTATCTTTtaaccatatatatatgaaaacaaGTAAAAGAAATACACATTATTATTGTGCATTAATATGGGTTATATgggaaataaataattttctgttctttttattttttcgctttaattaattattttctagaaaagaaaaattaactacataaattattataattttttttattatataactataataaaattaacatatattacatCGTAATTATACTGGCACTAAGTgttataaggaaaaaaatattgaaataaaaaaaatttttgtttttaaaggtgtatttcataaaaaaaaataatttttttattttcattagtttcttaaaatttgtaCTTTAACATATGATTTAGagaattatatgtttataggtgtataaaaagaaaaaacagaatTTACTCCTTCAGATTATTTCTATAACAGAAATTAATACAACAAggattttcataaatttagttataaattgttttatacattatacattaagattttttaagtataatattttatgttgtaaattttttttatttaatattataatttactcatgttatttttttgattatcCTTTTATAAatgcttttttaataaatttatttttacatttatatttttatttattatacctGTCGAACTTAAAATACGTATTCTATTTATAGAAAAGGAGAATACTAATATTTGAATTTCCTAAATTTGGTTAGTTTcttattagtaataataaatgaaatatatttctaaaattataagataattaaaatgttttatttaaaataatttgatatataattataaaacaattaataTGGACTtcactttttaaaatgaagaaaatttttagGTGAATTCAACGAAAGTATGCAATACTTAATATAATAgtgtataaatattctaCAAGTCTTAAGTATATCACTCTAGTGACATTATAATTTGTacggtaaaaaaaaatttatcatttattttttatttttttttatcatatcattgttattatattcaattcaacagtttatattttttaattataaaataatttaagaaaataataaaaactcaaatatatgtttatttataagaaaatagaaaagaatTTATAGCTATATTCCTAATATATGTTAAGGCAAATAATGAagccatatatatatattattttaaatttaaaataaaaactttaaataataaagaaaacataTCATTTCATTTTCTCTGTACAAAAtgctaataaaaaatattataaattgttctgttatatatatgatatataaatattttttgagcATTAGTTTAGCACAATTTGTTTTaccaaaaattattttaattaattttgcatttttattaataaaactttattaataaaatttattaaaatgttttaggttaaattttgtttagtataatttatgtttatatttttatttatggaattttatgcttttttaaaaatgtaaaataataatacaaataaaaatatcctTTTAGCTGTATCATTTGAATATACAGTGAATTTTTTATCTACTAAAGATAATGTAACACTAAATAATTCTACGATAAAtaggaaaataaatttatttattttagttagaacttttatatttatttttttttttttttttgaacatgCTCTTATTACAATTAGATTGTGTAACGATAAAAtcccataatttttttttatattttttactacttcatattaagttttaataaataataataaaagaaattgtttagttagtaaataaatatatatgatattataaattattaaaacatatCCTTTTCTTTGTAATTTAActttgataattttttatataatataaacagtGCAGATGGAACATTAAATACATGAAccaataaattattattggAACGTGAAAAGGAAACCAAAAATGTAAGAgtaagaacaaaaaatatgtgttatttgaaaatgattatgcgaaaatataaatgtaggagataattatatattagaagAAGATGGAAAATGTTAATctaagaacaaaaataatgcaaaagGTATCCCAAAGCATAAGTTAAGAAGGTCActtcttttataaataaaacgtTTTTAGTAATAGATAGATTTTTTGAAgaaataatactttttggattttatattatgtatagaTATAGAAAACGCATCTACCTACTTGTAAAATAAGTTTAAAATGTTCAGTATATGTTGGTATAGCTTCAGTATATACCATACcagtaattctttttttaacaggatttacattatttattttaggaaattatttttaccattAGCTTATTTACAGTTACTTTGATACTTTGTATCATTCatttatgtgtacatatactaATGGAAGGGTTGTTTTATTATCGTtagatatattatgtattccattagttatttatataatggaCAAATTCTTGAAATATTCAATTTATGTTGGGGAAAGTGAAATTTATATCTGactataataaatatattgccTTCAAAACAAATGTTTTTCATGTTACTAATAATGAACTACTTTTTGTCTAACGATattatattctataaaaaattacttctggtatgtgtataaattttattgtacATCAGAGATAATGTAatggtatatatacatacaaaaaagtaaaaaaaaatatattaaatatttacattagtCCTAAAGTtactatatatgttttattattaaaatgtgtTAGATTTAGGTAATTTAAGTCTTTGATTtgttatacatacatatatgtatattttatgctttaaaaaaatgtgaaacAGATATTTCTTAgtatttacaataaaatacgtattttataagaacaaattatatatgtgta
This genomic window contains:
- the PmUG01_08054400 gene encoding Plasmodium exported protein, unknown function, which encodes MEQKINMSVFYKIGTFFLLTWICHFVNDDSKLNNILNAQYNVDRKLGTRTYRLLARHKNKNDSDILFLNEEMPNNRVYNKKGETCRRKRSNGSSFNNEEDYEQIGKSIPYLYTKRCSNPNKRKVDKLYYLCKVRNIMNTDITNLRSSVRDKYVFLITSFIVLLGIAAALTFALNEKSFEIGTIAIDSSYLPEFIVLLAIPVIILLIFIYIFRNVVKTHRTANFKCKLHKTKHVLLK